One Manihot esculenta cultivar AM560-2 chromosome 6, M.esculenta_v8, whole genome shotgun sequence DNA segment encodes these proteins:
- the LOC110616735 gene encoding AT-hook motif nuclear-localized protein 6: MEEKEGISPGLAVKGVDARDSFGVAPRTENSVPNLNPNPNPVPNSNPNLNPNPTPNPNSSQFGGPLVTSLPASLGTEVKKKRGRPRKYGPDGTLATALSPMPISSSIPLTGELSAWKRGRARPLESAKKQYKYEYESTGGIAYFVGANFMPHVITVNAGEDVTMKIMSFSQQGVRAICILSANGTISNVTLRQPTSSGGTLTYEGRFEILSLSGSFMLTNNGGTKSRSGGMSVSLAGPDGRVVGGGLAGMLVAAGPVQVVVGSFLLGHQQEQKHKKQRSEIAPARASVSVLSAEGMKGAYGGVKPVLIAPSFHGDNSASLNPMQAFRNSSSDDKTSSPEDESKDPEQSKCEVSC; this comes from the exons ATGGAGGAAAAGGAGGGAATAAGTCCGGGGTTGGCGGTGAAGGGAGTAGATGCTCGAGATAGTTTCGGAGTGGCCCCCAGAACTGAAAATTCTGTCCCTAACCTGAACCCTAACCCCAATCCTGTTCCTAATTCTAATCCTAATCTTAACCCTAACCCTACACCTAATCCTAACTCTAGCCAGTTTGGTGGGCCATTAGTGACCTCCTTGCCGGCGAGCTTGGGCACGGAGGTCAAGAAGAAAAGAGGGAGGCCAAGGAAGTACGGACCTGACGGCACCTTAGCTACGGCATTGTCTCCGATGCCCATATCATCTTCTATTCCCCTCACAGGAGAGTTATCAGCTTGGAAACGAGGTAGAGCCCGGCCTTTAGAGTCCGCCAAGAAgcaatataaatatgaatatgaGAGCACAG GGGGAATTGCATATTTCGTTGGTGCAAATTTCATGCCTCATGTAATCACTGTTAATGCTGGTGAG GATGTCACAATGAAGATCATGTCCTTTTCTCAGCAAGGGGTGCGGGCTATCTGCATTCTTTCTGCGAATGGTACAATCTCAAATGTCACACTTCGTCAACCTACTTCTTCTGGTGGTACTCTAACATATGAG GGTCGTTTTGAGATACTTTCCCTATCTGGATCATTTATGCTAACTAATAATGGAGGAACAAAGAGCAGATCTGGTGGGATGAGTGTCTCATTGGCAGGTCCAGATGGTCGTGTTGTGGGTGGTGGACTAGCCGGTATGTTGGTAGCTGCTGGGCCTGTGCAG GTGGTTGTGGGCAGCTTCCTACTAGGTCACCAGCAGGAGCAAAAACATAAGAAGCAGAGAAGTGAAATTGCACCTGCTAGAGCTTCTGTCAGTGTTTTATCTGCTGAAGGTATGAAAGGGGCATATGGTGGAGTGAAGCCAGTTCTCATAGCACCCTCCTTCCATGGAGATAATTCAGCTTCTCTTAATCCTATGCAGGCCTTTAGAAACTCATCTTCTGATGATAAAACTTCTTCACCTGAAGATGAATCTAAAGATCCCGAACAATCCAAATGTGAGGTTTCTTGTTGA
- the LOC110618193 gene encoding uncharacterized protein LOC110618193, which produces MGCWSAENATNAYLKTLRMGQKAKEPDVAEFISALAAGNNAQLMVVACASSATSTVLALVAAAHQTGGRVICILRDHRELQISRHVLGLEACHIEFVVGEAQNLLLTNYSEADFVLIDCNLENHERILGEVKASRKKNEAIVVGYNAFTKGSWWSTGSKTQLLPIGEGLLVTRIPASAKIGKRSSHWVVKVDKCTGEEHVFRVRFPQGKQIKA; this is translated from the exons ATGGGTTGCTGGTCTGCTGAGAATGCTACAAATGCCTACCTCAAAACCTTGAGAATG GGCCAAAAGGCAAAAGAGCCAGATGTAGCTGAGTTCATCTCAGCATTAGCAGCAGGCAATAACGCACAGCTAATGGTTGTGGCATGTGCCAGTTCCGCCACTTCCACCGTGCTAGCCTTAGTGGCTGCAGCTCATCAAACGGGTGGTCGTGTCATTTGCATTCTTCGTGATCACAGAGAACTGCAAATATCTAGACATGTCCTGGGCTTGGAGGCCTGTCACATTGAATTTGTTGTTggagaagctcaaaatcttctATTAACAAACTACAGTGAAGCAGATTTTGTGCTTATTGATTGTAATCTGGAGAACCATGAACGGATTCTCGGAGAAGTTAAAGCTAGCAGGAAGAAAAACGAAGCAATTGTTGTGGGGTATAATGCATTTACCAAAGGATCATGGTGGTCCACTGGGTCAAAAACCCAGCTGTTGCCTATAGGAGAAGGGTTGTTAGTAACTAGAATACCCGCAAGTGCAAAGATTGGAAAGAGAAGCAGCCACTGGGTTGTTAAGGTAGATAAGTGCACGGGTGAAGAGCACGTCTTCAGAGTCAGATTCCCACAAGGGAAACAAATTAAAGCTTGA
- the LOC110617742 gene encoding probable rRNA-processing protein EBP2 homolog, with the protein MGKADKDLSLYDEKPLQDVEMDDTDEETSEPESESEEEDVKLSIPSQNAIYNRDGLNDKLQDICWPENVGWIHKLSIDIDQEQEVDVNDDLARELAFYTQALGGTRQAFERLESMGLPFLRPPDYYAEMVKSDAHMQKIKGRLLAEKKNIEESEERRKAREAKRLSKEIQAQKMKERAMQKKMEIETVKKWRKQRQQSGFAVGDKDGEMNLSFEDGKVFERSKKKRPGVSPGDRSGGKVKQDWKKGGKNRVEKKQVKRDARNSKFGYGGRKGLKKQNTADTTDNLRGFNKGGAPGSKKRKR; encoded by the coding sequence ATGGGAAAAGCAGATAAAGATTTGAGCCTTTATGATGAGAAGCCGTTGCAGGATGTTGAGATGGATGATACTGATGAAGAAACGTCTGAACCTGAGTCTGAATCAGAGGAGGAAGATGTGAAGTTGTCTATACCTTCACAGAATGCCATATACAACAGAGATGGTCTCAATGACAAACTTCAAGATATTTGTTGGCCAGAGAATGTGGGGTGGATACACAAGCTTTCCATTGACATTGATCAAGAACAAGAAGTGGATGTGAATGATGACCTGGCACGAGAGCTGGCTTTTTACACACAGGCATTGGGGGGAACAAGACAGGCCTTTGAGAGGCTTGAGTCAATGGGGCTCCCTTTTCTCAGGCCTCCTGATTATTATGCCGAAATGGTGAAATCAGATGCTCACATGCAGAAGATTAAGGGTAGGCTTTTGGCTGAGAAGAAAAACATCGAAGAGTCTGAGGAGAGAAGGAAGGCTAGAGAAGCAAAAAGACTTTCTAAAGAGATTCAGGCTCAGAAGATGAAAGAAAGGGCTATGCAGAAAAAAATGGAGATAGAGACTGTTAAGAAGTGGAGGAAGCAAAGACAGCAAAGTGGTTTTGCTGTGGGTGACAAAGACGGTGAAATGAATTTATCCTTTGAGGATGGAAAGGTATTTGAAAGGTCAAAAAAGAAGAGACCAGGGGTATCTCCAGGAGATCGGTCTGGAGGGAAAGTGAAACAAGATTGGAAAAAAGGAGGCAAAAATAGAGTGGAGAAGAAACAGGTGAAAAGGGATGCAAGGAATTCCAAATTTGGATATGGTGGGAGAAAAGGCTTGAAGAAGCAGAACACAGCTGATACCACTGACAATTTGAGAGGCTTCAACAAAGGTGGTGCGCCAGGAAGTAAGAAAAGGAAGAGGTGA
- the LOC110618319 gene encoding hypersensitive-induced response protein 4, giving the protein MHGEEGGLFLQRLVSPLNWLLVEFFSFAGNRRKRENFRSTEMGNAWCLLCGCVDQASIGIVERWGRFEKLAEPGLHFFNPLAGQCLAGILSTRINSLDVRIETKTKDNVFVQLLCSIQYRVVKENADDAFYELANPKEQIQAYVFDVVRALVPRMTLDELFEQKGEVAKAVLEELEKVMGAYGYSIEHILMVDIIPDASVRKAMNEINAAQRLQLASVYKGEAEKVLQVKKAEADAEAKYLGGVGVARQRQAITDGLRENILNFSHKVEGTSAKEVMDLIMITQYFDTIKDLGSSSKNTTVFIPHGPGHVRDVGEQIRNGLMEAASAQVNVE; this is encoded by the exons ATGCATGGGGAAGAAGGCGGTCTTTTCCTGCAGCGCCTCGTCAGTCCCTTGAATTGGCTTCtagttgaatttttttctttcgCTGGGAAtcggagaaagagagagaatttTCGATCAACCGAAATGGGTAACGCCTGGTGTTTATTGTGTGGATGCGTGGACCAGGCCAGCATAGGCATCGTCGAGAGGTGGGGCCGCTTCGAGAAATTGGCTGAGCCTGGACTCCATTTCTTTAACCCCTTGGCTGGTCAGTGTCTCGCCGGCATCCTCTCCACCAGAATTAACTCCCTCGATGTCCGCATCGAAACCAAGACCAAG GACAATGTCTTTGTGCAATTGTTGTGCTCAATTCAGTATCGAGTGGTCAAGGAAAATGCTGATGATGCATTTTACGAGTTGGCAAACCCCAAGGAGCAGATTCAGGCTTATGTATTTGATG tggttcgagctcttgTTCCAAGAATGACTTTGGATGAACTCTTTGAACAGAAAGGTGAAGTTGCTAAAGCTGTCTTGGAGGAGCTTGAAAAG GTGATGGGAGCTTATGGATATAGCATAGAGCACATTCTGATGGTTGACATTATACCTGATGCCTCTGTGAGAAAGGCAATGAATGAGATTAATGCAG CTCAAAGGCTTCAGCTTGCTAGTGTATACAAAGGAGAAGCAGAAAAGGTGCTTCAAGTAAAGAAGGCAGAAGCGGATGCTGAAGCCAAGTACCTTGGTGGGGTTGGTGTGGCGAGGCAGAGGCAGGCAATCACAGATGGCTTGAGAGAGAACATACTGAATTTTTCTCACAAGGTGGAGGGCACCTCTGCTAAGGAGGTGATGGATCTTATCATGATCACCCAATACTTTGACACAATCAAAGATCTTGGATCCTCATCTAAGAACACGACTGTCTTCATTCCCCATGGCCCTGGTCATGTTAGGGATGTTGGTGAACAAATACGCAATGGGTTAATGGAGGCAGCCAGTGCACAGGTGAACGTGGAATAA
- the LOC110616821 gene encoding uncharacterized protein LOC110616821 translates to MASTSSTPTDPSSSTPDDTAAKAVNKRYEGLVAIRTKAIKGKGAWYWAHLEPILIRNSDTGLPKGVKLKCSLCDALFSASNPSRTASEHLKRGTCPNFNSVFRPNSVVSPLPISSLPSPPSHNHRKRSSHMATPLNSLAIVESTRFCNELGYSNSGLTQQQHLVLSGGKDDLGALAMLEDSIKKLKSPKASPGPSLSKDQIDSALELLADWFYEACGSVSFSSLEHPKFRAFLHQVGLPSLARRDLSGARLENRFHVAKTEVEARIRDAMFFQVACSGWKNKHCCSGEENLVKFSNNLPNGTSLFQKAVLTGGSVSSKYAEEIMWEAVTSVSGSSLQRCVGIVSDKYKAKALRNLEIQYQWMVNLSCQVQGLLSLIKDFFKELQLFRTVTENCMKLANFVNNKSPVRISFQKYRMQELECAGLLRVPSSKCECTKDFTNVYVMLEDILSCVRVLQMVVLDDSYKVISVEDSVAGEIAGMIQSEGFWNEVEAVYSLTKLIRRMVHEIEVERPLIGQCLPLWEDLKAKVKDWSARFNIVDGHVEKIVEKRFRKNYHPAWSAAFILDPLYLMRDTSGKYLPPFKCLTHEQEKDVDKLITRLVSREEAHVALMELMKWRSEGLDPLYAQAVQVKQRDPSTGKMKIAHPQGSRLVWETCLSEYKTLGKVAVRLIFLHATSCGFKCNWSSMKWICTHRNSRVGLERAQKMIFIAAHAKLERRDFLNEEEKDGELLRLAGCEDDLLEVFSDAPPM, encoded by the coding sequence ATGGCTTCCACCAGTTCAACGCCCACTGATCCTTCTTCTTCTACACCCGACGACACGGCAGCCAAAGCCGTGAACAAGCGATACGAAGGCTTGGTTGCTATTCGGACTAAGGCAATAAAGGGCAAAGGAGCATGGTACTGGGCTCATTTAGAGCCAATTCTTATCAGAAACTCAGACACAGGTCTCCCTAAAGGTGTCAAACTCAAGTGCTCCTTATGTGACGCTTTGTTTTCAGCCTCAAACCCGTCGAGAACCGCATCGGAGCATCTTAAACGAGGCACCTGCCCCAATTTTAACTCTGTTTTTCGACCCAATTCGGTAGTATCGCCTTTGCCTATATCGTCTTTGCCGTCTCCTCCTTCCCATAATCATCGAAAGCGAAGCTCTCACATGGCTACACCTTTAAATTCACTAGCTATAGTTGAGTCAACTCGTTTTTGTAACGAGCTTGGTTATTCTAATTCTGGGTTAACTCAGCAGCAGCATCTGGTATTATCCGGTGGAAAAGATGATTTGGGTGCACTGGCAATGCTGGAAGACAGTATTAAGAAGCTTAAGAGCCCTAAAGCTTCTCCTGGTCCTTCATTAAGCAAGGACCAGATTGATTCTGCTCTTGAATTATTAGCTGACTGGTTCTATGAGGCTTGTGGGTCCGTCTCATTTTCAAGCCTCGAGCACCCAAAGTTTCGAGCTTTCCTTCATCAAGTAGGCTTGCCTTCTTTGGCAAGGAGGGACTTGTCTGGTGCTAGGCTAGAGAACAGGTTTCACGTGGCAAAAACTGAGGTCGAAGCTAGAATTAGAGATGCTATGTTCTTTCAAGTTGCTTGTAGTGGCTGGAAGAACAAGCATTGTTGTAGTGGAGAGGAGAATTTGGTTAAGTTTAGCAATAATCTTCCAAATGGGACTAGTTTGTTTCAAAAAGCTGTATTAACTGGAGGATCGGTGTCCTCAAAGTATGCAGAAGAGATTATGTGGGAGGCAGTGACGAGCGTAAGCGGGAGTTCTTTACAGAGATGTGTAGGGATAGTTTCGGATAAGTACAAGGCCAAGGCATTAAGGAATTTGGAGATTCAATATCAATGGATGGTGAATCTCTCATGTCAGGTTCAGGGGTTACTTAGTTTGATCAAGGATTTCTTCAAGGAGCTTCAACTTTTCAGGACTGTCACTGAAAATTGCATGAAGCTTGCCaattttgtaaataataaatctccAGTTAGGATTAGCTTCCAAAAATATAGGATGCAGGAGCTTGAATGTGCTGGTTTGCTTCGCGTTCCTTCCAGTAAATGTGAATGCACAAAGGATTTTAcgaatgtttatgtgatgctgGAGGATATACTGAGCTGTGTCCGTGTGCTTCAGATGGTTGTCTTGGATGATTCGTATAAGGTGATAAGCGTGGAGGACTCTGTTGCTGGGGAAATTGCTGGGATGATTCAAAGCGAGGGGTTCTGGAATGAAGTAGAAGCAGTTTATTCACTAACGAAGCTCATCAGAAGGATGGTTCATGAGATTGAGGTGGAGCGGCCGTTGATAGGACAGTGCCTCCCTCTATGGGAGGACTTGAAAGCAAAAGTGAAGGATTGGTCTGCCAGATTTAACATTGTCGATGGACACGTAGAGAAGATAGTAGAAAAGAGATTCAGAAAGAATTATCACCCAGCATGGTCTGCTGCATTTATACTTGATCCCCTTTATTTGATGAGGGACACAAGTGGAAAGTACCTTCCACCATTCAAGTGCTTGACACACGAGCAGGAGAAGGATGTGGACAAGCTTATAACCCGACTGGTTTCCAGGGAAGAAGCTCATGTTGCCTTAATGGAGCTTATGAAATGGAGATCAGAAGGCCTAGATCCATTGTATGCCCAGGCTGTTCAGGTTAAACAGCGGGACCCCTCCACCGGAAAGATGAAAATTGCACATCCGCAGGGCAGCAGGTTAGTGTGGGAAACTTGCCTGAGTGAATATAAAACACTAGGCAAGGTTGCAGTCAGGCTTATCTTCCTCCATGCGACCTCTTGTGGATTCAAATGCAATTGGTCTTCCATGAAATGGATTTGTACGCATAGGAACTCAAGGGTGGGCCTCGAAAGGGCTCAAAAGATGATATTTATTGCAGCTCATGCTAAGCTTGAAAGAAGGGATTTCTtgaatgaagaagaaaaggatggAGAGCTTCTCCGTCTAGCAGGCTGTGAGGATGACTTGCTTGAGGTCTTTTCTGATGCACCACCGATGTAA